The sequence GGTGGCAACACTACCCAAATTCGTAATTTGCGGGTATCCACCTCGTCTCTACCCGCACGGGGCAAGTAATTACCCGCCCCCGTACCGGGATGGATTTTAACGAGACGGGTTCTTGGACGGGACAGGACGGgaaaatgattaataatattgtatcatatataaatttttactttaatttatgttatgtatataaataatggttatataatttttaaaattttattttatttgttggatTTAATAATTATAGGAACAGGTAGGAACAAGACGGATACCCGCAAAAACGGGTTAGGATTTAACATTTTACTATCCACGAGTAAAACGGGACGGATTTAATGCAGATTTTTTGTCGGGCGGGGTCGGATAGAGTAAAAATCCGCCCCTACCCTTTGCCATCAATAAGCTTCACCCAACGTCCATCATTAGCATCGATCACTGTCTCGAACCACCGCACCAGCAGTCGCCGCACCCCTTCCCCTCTCCTCTGATTATCTCCACCCCTATCCGAACCCTAGCTTTGCCACCACCACCCTTTTCTTCGTCTCCTTCTCGCGCAGCAGCCGACCACCTTCGCGGGCCACCTTCACCGAACCCTAGCTCTCTTGCCGCCTCCAGCATCTCCGTCACCAACAGTCCCTGAATCCACGTCGCGGACCACCGTCGTCTCCTCCATCCGCTCTGCAACCGCAGctttctccttctctctttcttcttcttcccctcgcCTCACCTCCGCGATTCCACCATCGCCGCACCCTCCTCGCCGAACCAGAGGCCGAGCTACCGCGACCCCCCTTCACGCCTGTAGCAGCGCCTGCCATCGTACAACCATCGCCCCACACAAGCCTCTCCCCCCTGTTTCTCTTCACTGCCTGGGACACTCAGAACAGGGCAAGCCCCTGTTTCCATTGAGCTGCGTCCTGACCGCTGCCGCTTCTGCCTGCCCCACTGTTGAAGCCGCCACCTCTGGGCCGGCATCCCTCTGCTTCCGAACCCCCCTGTTGCTCCATCCCTCCACCTCTGCTGCTGCACAACCCCTGCTTCCCCTGTTTTTgcgtttttcttttctgttcttcaAACAGGTTTTAGTTTAACTTCTCTTTGTTTTCTTatctgatttacttagttagattCTGATTTCTGTTttgtggattctaggttgttaggatAGGTTAGTTTAGTTTATTGGATTTTGATTTTAGCTGCAAGTGTTGGAAAAATTCTGTTTGCTGATGAATATTGCTGTTCGGGTTGCTCATTTATGATGTGAAATCTGATTCTGATTTGATTTTTCTGATTGAATTGATGGTTAAATTGCTGTTGAGTTCATTTGGTTAGTTGTTTGACTGATTTTCTGTTGAACTTCTGAGATATTGCTGCTGGGAGTGTTGAATTACTGTTGCTGGAATTATTTGGAAATCGTTAACTATATTTATGAATTACTGTTTGGGGCTGAATTGCTGGAAATTTGCTGTTGagtttggttgaaaattttcttgATTGTGTAGAGATTCGCTGATTTACTGCCAGTTTTGATGACTTTTGAGGCTGAAATTGACGGGATAATGTGTGATTGTTGCATGTTTAATTGTCTGGAATTGTTTTGATCATTTGGATACTTGTTACTTCATTGCGTTAAAGTTGTTTTTGCTAAAACTTTGCTGCTGTTAGGTTGCTTTGGAGTAGAATTAGTATAAGTTCATAGATAATTAATCGTGCTATTATGCTTCTTAAGTTTGAATTTCATTTGGTTTGAACTGGCTTGACTGAATTGCTGCTGAAGTCTTCTTCCAATTTTGCACTTGACTGTTTGAATTCAGATTGCCTGCTTGTTGAATGGTTCATTCTTTTGGTGCTGTATTTTGGTTCTTGCTGTATTTTGGCTCACTTTCTGATTTCCTTTGAAAACATACATGAATTTTGTGAATTTAATGGTTAAAGCATTCAtatgaaatttgatttgattgtttGAGTTTGGGGAAATAggccaatttactgctgaaatgctgccggatttttccTAAACCTGTTTCGTTAAATGATATTATTTTACTTGGGTGCAACAAGATTCTATTTGACGAATTTCTGTGTCAAAAAGAATCTTGTTtgctaaatggttttggaaaTTTCCTCAAGAGCTTCCTTACAAGTTTTGATCAATTCTTTAACTTCTTTGCTTGTTTTAAATTGTGTATTGAGCATTGAATATGCCTTAATTGAGTTTCAAACTGACCATAAACTTGAAATTCTTTTGAAAATTGGAGCCTCATTTGCATAAACTCACAAGTTTGAAGGTTTTTAATCTATGTGGCTGATTTGATTCATTCTATTCATGCCTAACTTACATTAAGTCACATAGATCATGAGGTTTTCAACTCTTGTTTCAACTTGTGACTTTCATGCCTCATTGGAATTTGGTGTTTGAATTTTCCTTGTTTACCTTGTTCATCAAGGTTTTAACTTTGCCAACACCAAATTGCTTAAAATTATGCCAATTTACTTGTGATTGATATTTACTTGATTATGTGCTATACACATACATGTGCATCACTTGTTTTGGCATCTTGAACTTTTGAAAAGTGAATAGAAACTTACTTGTTTtgacatttttgaaaatttttgggaaTTAAGGAACTTGTGACTATGCACCtaacttttgatttttcttctatttcttttacTAACTTTTCCCTTCTTTTTACATAACTTTTgacctttgttttctttttcaactaacttgtGATAGCGTATCGATGGCAATGGCGCACAGTGGCGGTGCATCGAGCTCAGGGGTGAAACAGCAGGTGGAATTGGAGAAAGAAAGCGAGCTCCGGATTGAGGTTGGAAACGATGCTCCTCTTTGCCTTCGCCTTCTCAATGGAAATGCCGAGATTTTCGGCACTGAGCTTGCACCCGAAATTTGGCTCAACTTCCCTCCCCGACTCAAATTCGCTGTATGCAAATTCATATTCTGCTATTCTTCCATATTCAtcgttgttattgttattgttattgctcTTACTTGTCTTTGACTTTTCATTTAGGTTTTTACTTGGTATGGTGCTACCATTGAAATGGAAGGTACTACTGAAACTGATTATACTGCTGATGAGGTAAAGTGATAAACCTGCTTTACTACTATAATCTTTGATTTGGTTGAATTGTTTAGGGAAAATGTCATTCTTTGAGTTTGATTGTATGATTGTAGACACCAATGGTTAGCTATGTTAATGTGCATGCAATATTAGAAGCCAGAAGAACTCGTGCTAAAGCTTCATCCTCTGGTGATTCTGAATCTTCTCAGGTGTGACTTTGTCATCCATTTTCATGCTAAaggttttatttttatgtataaatCATGCTGAACGAATTCTAAAGAGTCATCAAAAAgctttgtttgtttgttagtGTATGTGAGTGTGAATTGCATTAACTGGTTTGGTTGTCCAGGGGCCTAGAGTGATTGTTGTAGGACCTACTGACTCCGGAAAGAGTACCTTGTCGAGGATGCTTCTTAGCTGGGCGGCTAAGCAGGGTTCAAAGCCTACCTTCGTTGACTTGGATATTGGACAGGGATCTATAACGATTCCTGGATGCCTTGCTGCTACTCCAATTGAAATGCCCATTGACCCTGTTGAAGGAATTACTCTTGAGATGCCTCTTGTTTACTTTTTTGGCCATACAACTCCAAGGTAATTTCTGCTGTACTTTTATATCCTCTGTTTAATTGAACATTTAAGAGAATGGAAGTTGTTGATACACATGAAGGACATGAGAATCCAATTGCAATTCACGCTATTTGGTTTTGACAGTAACAATGTAGAATTGTATAAAGTGCTAGTCAAGGAACTTGGGGGGATGCTAGAGAGACAATTTGCTGGAAATGCCGAATCTCGTGCTTCGGGCATGGTGATAAATACCATGGGGTGGATAGAGGGAGTAGGCTATGATGTAATTAACCTTCGAACTTGATGTTATTGTTAAATTGGATGCCTTTCAAATATAGAATACACTTCTAGTTCTGATTAAAAAGATCTAAATTGTAATTGTCTCTCTTTCTCATTTGTTTTTGGGTTTTTCTTGCAGTTGCTATTGCATGCAATTCGTACACTTAAGGCCAATGTTGTCTTAGTTTTGGGTCAGGTAGAAACCTACCTTATCTTTATCCAATAGGCATCATAGTGCCTTCTGAATAAGCTGTGCGGTGATAGCCAGTTCTTTTGATGATTGTCCCCAAAATAATAATTGATTCTCAAATATTGTACCTGCTTATACACAGGAGATGGGTGTGGGTTCACACATTTACATTTCTTTCACTAATAGATTTCTTCTGGGATGGATTGGTGTCTCATTCAGGCTTTTCATTTGATTTCATATAGGAAAAACTGTACAGCATGCTCAGAGATGTCCTGAAGGGAGAGCCCAAAGTTGATGTTGTGAAACTTCAAAGATCTGGTGGAGTTGTATCCAGGAATGTGAAGGTCCGCCAGAAGGCCAGAAGTTTTAGGATAAGAGTATGATACTTCTGCTTGCATTAAACATATGTTGCTCTTttccttttataattttttctgtTTGAGAGCATTTCAGTTTAAACTATTTGAATATTGTCTGTTCTTTGTTGGCACCTATTATGCTGAACTAATTAATATTTAGTTGTTAGTGTAAGGGGGTATTGTTATTCTTGTAGCCCAAATCCATCCTTTACTGCAAATATAGCCAAACATCAATGAGAGGATCGAATTTATTGGCTATTTTTGTGCTGAGAATAAATTGGACAAAGGATGTTCAAAATTGAGTAACAAAAACTGGTTTCATAGTGATACTAAATAATGGCTTGTGCATTCCTGTATAACTTATGCAAGTGAAACAATACTTTGAGTGATTGGGGAATTAGGGACTGCATGCTCTCAAAACTGCTGAATTAGGGACTTGGGGTAATTAGTGAATCATCCTGGAACAACTCTTTTGGGAATTCTAATGTATATTGTTGCCTATCTGATTTTGATGCAGGAGTACTTCTATGGCCTTCTTAATGATCTCTCTCCACATTCTAATATTGCTAATTTTAGTGACTTGTGCGTCTATCGGATTGGTGGTGGGCCACAGGCTCCTCGCTCAGCCTTACCAATCGGAGCAGAACCTGTTGCTGACCCAACAAGAGTTGTTCCTGTGAATATAAACCGTGATTTGCTCCACATGGTCCTTGCAGTCTCATTTGCCAAGGAACCCGAAGAGATCATTTCAAggtaaacaaaaatatattttggatGGTTAGGTTTTGATAAGTAATCATTGGTGTCTTAGTAACCTTTTATAATCTTTTTAAGAACCCAATAATCGTGGTTGTTGATCCAATTGTGGTGTCACAGTAGCAGACTTTTTTAACCATTTTCTCTTTGGTGCAGCAACGTTGCTGGCTTTATCTACGTAACAGATGTTGACATTCAGAGGTTTGTATCTTTAGATTTTCTTTATCCATTTCACCGCATTACACTTGTTATGAAGAATGTCTGTATTTCTAACATGATATGTACATTGCAGAAAGAAGATAACTTACCTTGCACCATCCGCTGGAGATCTTCCAAGCAAGTTTTTGATACTGGGATCCTTGACATGGCTTGAGACATGACCTAATTAACAGTTTTGTTATAGGAAAATATGTAGTGctgttgatattttttttttgatatcTTGATCCGTGAAATTATTAGATGTAATCTACGACTATTTTGGGGAGTGCTTAGGAACAAACTTTGTCTTGAGATTATTAGATGTAATTTACGATTATTTTGGGGAGTGCTTAGGAACAAACTTTGTCTTGAGATTATTTTGATTTATCAAAGCGATGGTGGATTGAAGTGGTTAAGAAAATCATTGACCATTGCATTAATGgtgaaaaagaagcatgcaaattAGGGAAGTTCTGTGGTGTGGATTGGGAAAAATATCTACACATATAGATAGTGAGGTGTGTACATTAACCAATAACGCGTGGCTTCCTTCTTCTGACTTGCATGGAGAATTACAAACACAAAAGGCTACCATTGCAGAACACAAAAGGCTGCCATTGCAGGTTGATGCAGACGTTGTCGTACTTGGCGCAAGtttagtttaaaaaaattattattaatgtgAGTAATTATAATGTTTGGAAATTAGGCTGAAACTTTTTGAACTTGCTTAGGGTAAATGGGCTTCTTGTTTTGTACAAAATGACATTATACAAtttctattaaatttttttttatcatttatgtTCTAATATAAAAACTGTTTGAATTTTACATTCTTAAATGGATTAAGAAAACCCGCACGTTCTTGTTTTCTTAATCAATTTAAGAATGTAAAATTCAAACAGTTTTCATATTAACATAAATGATAAAAAGAAATTTAAAGGAGATTGTATAATTTCATTTTGTACAAAATAAGAAGCCCATTTACCCTCAGCAAGTCCAAAAAGTTTCAGCCCAATTTCCAAACATTATAATCACTCAcattaataataattttcttaaacTAAACTTGCGCCAAGTACAACAACGTCTGCATCAACCTGCAGTGGCAGTCTTTTGTGTTTGCAGTTCTTCATGCAGGTCAGAAGAAGGAAGCCACGCGTTATTATCTGATGTACACACCTCACTATCTACATGTATGGATGTTTCTCCCAATCCACACCACAGAACTTTCCTGcaaattaaactcatttcaaaaggATTTCACTTTTTCAAGGACTAATTAGTTAGAAGTCAAAATTTTTGACGATCTAATTGTCATTTTACTTAAAGAAGAATAATTAAAAGTAATACACAAAATGAATAATAATATTTTCTATATTTCCAAACATGGTATTCTGTTTAGTCTTTCTCAATGTTTGAATTATAGGGGTGACAATTGTTTAGTCTTTCTCAATGTTTGAATTATAGGGGTGACAATAGATAGGGTAGAGTAGAGTTTTGACTCAATCTTAACTTTATTTATGGGTTGAGAATATACTAACTTTAACTTTATCTGTTTTCAATTTACGGGTATCTAATCCCATCAGTAGGTTAGACAATACAATTATTCCATAAATAACATAATTGTTAAATATTCAATTCTACATAAAAGTCTTTACTTAAATTAATAACACACAAAAATAAAACTAT is a genomic window of Arachis ipaensis cultivar K30076 chromosome B06, Araip1.1, whole genome shotgun sequence containing:
- the LOC107604945 gene encoding protein CLP1 homolog — its product is MAMAHSGGASSSGVKQQVELEKESELRIEVGNDAPLCLRLLNGNAEIFGTELAPEIWLNFPPRLKFAVFTWYGATIEMEGTTETDYTADETPMVSYVNVHAILEARRTRAKASSSGDSESSQGPRVIVVGPTDSGKSTLSRMLLSWAAKQGSKPTFVDLDIGQGSITIPGCLAATPIEMPIDPVEGITLEMPLVYFFGHTTPSNNVELYKVLVKELGGMLERQFAGNAESRASGMVINTMGWIEGVGYDLLLHAIRTLKANVVLVLGQEKLYSMLRDVLKGEPKVDVVKLQRSGGVVSRNVKVRQKARSFRIREYFYGLLNDLSPHSNIANFSDLCVYRIGGGPQAPRSALPIGAEPVADPTRVVPVNINRDLLHMVLAVSFAKEPEEIISSNVAGFIYVTDVDIQRKKITYLAPSAGDLPSKFLILGSLTWLET